In Pochonia chlamydosporia 170 chromosome 3, whole genome shotgun sequence, the following are encoded in one genomic region:
- a CDS encoding retinol dehydrogenase 8 (similar to Magnaporthe oryzae 70-15 XP_003713880.1), with product MESQTREEVADGPLDASFGKPRLQLPASCDPPSASSPAKQLVWIIFGGTGHMGRSLVKCALARGDLVTSVGRVNESNSDDMANIHDNCLGALCDVRSRDSVAKVVQNTLDQFRRFDVVANCSGYGVIGSCEDQDEHDLRNQFETNFIGTLHIIHTTLPYLRRQNSGRYLIFSSTSGALGVPGLGPYCATKYAVEGLIEAMLYETDSFNVRATLIEPGLVRRDEPDSGDNPLPTWGHFLIKPSGHGYANATSPALHARRMVQWLGDRQPTSAVKCAELVWQLAHCSYPPLRLLLGSYAIESIRDRMRSVTEELEDWKHLNFTTGQDSEKDASREEVLDIDKE from the exons ATGGAATCACAGACTCGTGAGGAAGTCGCAGACGGCCCCTTGGATGCCAGTTTTGGCAAGCCACGACTACAACTTCCGGCGAGTTGTGACCCTCCATCGGCCAGCTCGCCTGCAAAGCAGCTCGTGTGGATA ATATTTGGGGGCACTGGCCATATGGGCCGGTCGCTTGTGAAGTGCGCACTCGCCCGAGGGGACTTAGTCACCTCGGTTGGGAGAGTTAATGAGTCCAATTCTGATGACATGGCAAACATACACGACAACTGTCTAGGGGCGCTTTGTGATGTACGCTCCCGTGATTCTGTCGCCAAGGTTGTCCAGAATACGCTAGATCAATTTCGACGGTTCGATGTCGTTGCCAACTGTTCTGGTTATGGAGTTATAGGTTCATGCGAGGACCAGGACGAGCATGACCTCCGGAACCAGTTCGAGACAAACTTCATCGGTACCCTTCACATTATTCACACCACACTTCCTTACTTGCGAAGACAGAATAGTGGCCGGTATCTCATATTTAGTTCAACATCCGGGGCCCTCGGTGTGCCGGGGCTAGGGCCATATTGCGCAACTAAATACGCCGTTGAAGGCCTGATCGAGGCGATGCTATATGAAACGGACTCATTCAATGTCAGAGCTACACTGATAGAacctggtctggtgaggcGGGATGAGCCGGATTCTGGCGATAACCCTCTCCCTACCTGGGGCCATTTCCTCATCAAGCCTTCAGGTCATGGGTATGCTAATGCAACTTCTCCAGCCCTGCACGCACGAAGGATGGTACAGTGGCTGGGTGACCGTCAACCCACCAGTGCAGTCAAATGCGCCGAACTTGTGTGGCAGCTAGCCCACTGCTCTTATCCTCCGCTAAGGCTGTTACTTGGAAGCTACGCAATCGAGAGCATCCGAGACAGGATGCGGTCAGTCAccgaggagctggaggactGGAAACACCTCAATTTCACAACAGGGCAAGACAGTGAAAAAGATGCAAGTCGCGAGGAGGTCCTTGATATCGACAAGGAATAA
- a CDS encoding uracil phosphoribosyltransferase (similar to Metarhizium robertsii ARSEF 23 XP_007819837.1), whose product MTDKPASTQCIGRTTGRKPSATVSAEVAFDNVFKRFPTRVAVAGRDVLLSWSDDRMIRNKNTERADFIFYSNRIIRLLVEEGLNHLPVIEQAITTPVGRTYNGLMFQGKICGVSIMRAGEAMEQGLRDCCRSVRIGKILIQRDEDTAQPKLFYDKLPEDIADRWVLLLDPMFATGELCALVSLEGAFCTVTSQHANDRLCFAGGSAIMAVQVLKARGVPEDHILFLNIIASPEGVKKFATKFPRLKVVTAFIDQVYHAPVSPKHWFREQANRQNTAGLGREKV is encoded by the exons ATGACGGACAAACCTGCTTCTACACAATGCATCGGTCGAACAACAGGCCGGAAGCCTAGCGCTACGGTGTCCGCGGAAGTTGCATTCGACAATGTTT TCAAGCGTTTTCCTACACGAGTGGCGGTTGCTGGGAGGGATGTTTTGCTAAGTTGGAGTGACGACAGAATGATACGAAATAAGAATACCGAACGGGCCGATTTTATTTTCTATTCCAACCGCATTATTCGACTTTTGGTTGAGGAGGGCCTAAACCATCTTCCCGTGATAGAACAGGCAATCACAACACCGGTTGGCCGCACATATAATGGACTAATGTTCCAGGGGAAGATCTGTGGTGTTTCGATCATGCGAGCGGGTGAAGCGATGGAACAGGGCTTGAGAGACTGTTGCCGTTCTGTGAGGATCGGCAAAATTCTCATTCAACGAGATGAAGATACGGCACAACCGAAGCTCTTCTATGACAAGCTACCTGAAGACATTGCTGATCGGTGGGTGCTATTGTTGGACCCCATGTTTGCAACGGGTGAGTTATGTGCCCTGGTGTCTCTCGAAGGGGCATTTTGCACCGTTACCTCGCAACATGCTAACGACCGCTTGTGTTTCGCAGGAGGGTCTGCCATTATGGCTGTGCAGGTTTTGAAGGCGCGTGGGGTACCTGAGGATCACATCCTCTTTCTCAATATCATTGCCAGCCCCGAAGGCGTCAAGAAATTTGCCACAAAGTTCCCTCGGCTTAAGGTTGTGACTGCCTTTATTGATCAGGTATATCATGCTCCTGTTTCTCCTAAACATTGGTTTCGGGAACAAGCTAACAGGCAGAATACTGCAGGGCTTGGACGAGAAAAAGTATGA
- a CDS encoding GTP cyclohydrolase II (similar to Neosartorya fischeri NRRL 181 XP_001265683.1), giving the protein MDPATSDPLLLDSLRQIQQTQAQLLHAVQSLTERSDLGGPGPATTGLPTSDSGSRTEEATENEGSAASLPVSGSRTGFTSRIVLTGGSYSIYYALAVASKELDIDHRPDFTNTEPATQIGPFKQWGDSHKIVAMDPWGHLTPWTFKSIIEQENVDLRPTIAITKAHMKLPELEESVKAGRLVPDGKVCLNNLGELAVTKFAVEPVWYLPGVAARFGIDEATLRRSLFEHTGGSYPELITRGDIKVFLPPIGGLTVYCFGDPEKMSDENVRLSLRIHDECNGSDVFGSDICTCRPYLIFGIEEAVKEAQNGGSGVVIYFRKEGRALGEVTKSRVAEAYPTSIPILERVELPEELIPADSRVEIDAKITAGYFTAGKRLTAEELQSVQGRMWEDIDH; this is encoded by the exons ATGGACCCCGCAACGTCAGACCCCTTGCTGTTGGACTCACTTCGTCAGATCCAGCAAACACAGGCACAGCTGCTACATGCTGTCCAGTCCCTCACTGAGAGGTCAGACCTTGGGGGACCTGGTCCAGCTACCACTGGTCTTCCAACATCAGACTCTGGATCGCGGACTGAAGAGGCAACAGAGAATGAAGGGTCTGCCGCGTCTCTTCCGGTTTCCGGTTCTCGAACAGGATTCACATCCCGCATCGTACTCAC CGGAGGATCCTATTCCATATATTATGCACTGGCTGTGGCTAGTAAGGAGCTTGACATAGACCACAG GCCTGACTTCACCAATACCGAGCCTGCTACCCAGATTGGCCCTTTCAAACAATGGGGAGATAGCCATAAGATCGTAGCAATGGACCCTTGGGGGCATCTTACACCTTGGACGTTCAAGAGTATCATAGAGCAAGAGAACG TTGATCTACGACCGACCATCGCTATTACGAAGGCACATATGAAG CTTCCTGAACTCGAGGAGAGCGTCAAAGCTGGAAGACT TGTGCCCGATGGGAAGGTATGCTTGAATAACTTGGGCGAGCTCGCCGTCACAAAGTTTGCTGTCGAGCCT GTCTGGTATCTTCCCGGCGTTGCGGCGAGATTTGGTATTG ACGAGGCCACACTACGGCGGTCGCTTTTCGAACATACAGGCGGTAGCTATCCTGAG TTGATTACTCGAGGCGATATCAAGGTTTTCCTTCCCCCAATTG GCGGCTTGACAGTCTACTGTTTTGGGGACCCAGAGAAGATGTCGGACGAAAATGTTCGACTTTCTTTGCGAATTCATGATGAG TGTAATGGGAGCGATGTGTTCGGATCTGATATTTGCACATGCCGCCCTTATCTTATATTTGGCATCGAAGAAGCCGTCAAAGAGGCCCAGAatggtggaagtggtgtGGTGATCTACTTCAGAAAGGAGGGCAGAGCTTTAGGCGAGGTAACCAAG AGCCGTGTTGCAGAAGCTTACCCGACCAGCATACCAATATTAGAAAGAGTCGAGCTTCCAGAAGAATTAATCCCTGCTGATTCTAGAGTTGAAATTGATGCCAAAATCACCGCTG GCTACTTTACGGCCGGGAAACGCCTTACAGCTGAGGAGCTGCAATCTGTCCAAGGAAGGATGTGGGAAGA CATCGACCACTAA
- a CDS encoding ribosomal protein S3Ae (similar to Metarhizium robertsii ARSEF 23 XP_007819839.1) yields the protein MAVGKNKRLSKGKKGLKKKTVDPFSRKDWYSIKAPSSFSVRDVGKTLVNRTTGLKNANDALKGRIVEVSLADLQKDEEHSFRKVRLRVDEVQGKNCLTNFHGLDFTSDKLRSLVRKWQTLIEANVTVKTTDDYLIRLFAIGFTKRRPNQIKKTTYAASSQIRAIRRKMTDIIQREASSCTLTQLTSKLIPEVIGREIEKSTIGIYPLQNVHIRKVKLLKAPKFDLGALMALHGESGTDDQGQKVEREFKERVLTEV from the exons ATGGCGGTTGGAAA GAACAAGAGACTCTCCAAGGGGAAGAAAGGtctcaagaagaagaccgTCGACCCCTTCTCCCGCAAGGACTGGTACTCTATCAAG GCACCCAGCTCCTTCAGCGTCCGAGA TGTCGGCAAGACCCTTGTGAACCGTACCACTGGTCTCAAGAACGCAAACGATGCTTTGAAGGGCCGCATCGTCGAGGTCTCTCTGGCCGATCTCCAGAAGGATGAAGAGCACTCCTTCCGCAAGGTTCGCCTCCGCGTCGACGAGGTCCAAGGCAAGAACTGCCTGACCAACTTCCACGGCTTGGACTTCACTTCCGACAAACTTCGATCTCTGGTTCGCAAGTGGCAGACTCTGATCGAAGCCAATGTCACTGTTAAGACGACTGATGACTACCTCATTCGTCTTTTCGCCATCGGATTCACCAAGAGACGGCCCAACCAGATCAAGAAGACCACCTATGCCGCTTCTTCCCAGATTCGAGCCATCCGACGCAAGATGACCGATATTATTCAGCGTGAAGCTTCCAGCTGCACCCTTACTCAGTTGACGTCGAAACTGATCCCTGAGGTTATTGGCCGCGAGATCGAGAAATCCACCATTGGCATTTATCCTCTGCAAAAC GTGCACATTCGCAAGGTTAAGCTTCTGAAGGCCCCAAAGTTCGACTTGGGTGCCTTGATGGCCCTTCATGGTGAGTCGGGGACGGACGATCAGGGCCAGAAGGTTGAGCGGGAGTTTAAGGAACGAGTTTTGACTGAGGTTTAA
- a CDS encoding abhydrolase domain-containing protein (similar to Verticillium dahliae VdLs.17 XP_009658313.1), producing MAIIPTSRIYSRCYSAVYTLPVLQLSRRYSQKFHPPTVRPLVYDLHEPTKPKAGPTNSPILFLHGLFGSKKNNRAISKALARDLGRYVYVLDLRNHGESPHNQRHDYLSMAEDVAGFITDNMLTNATIIGHSMGAKTAMTLALRSPEMVSSIVAVDNAPVDVALNGDFSKYVRGMQKIQDAKVSRQAEADAILQSFEESLPIRQFLLGNLYKDPRDNTQKFRVPLDILRKSLANLGDFPYKSPKERRFEKPALFVRGTRSHYVADEVLPAIGEFFPRFRVVDVDAGHWLISEQPEAFREAVVAFLQEDLG from the exons ATGGCCATTATTCCTACTTCTAGAATTTATTCGCGATGCTATAGTGCAGTGTATACTCTCCCTGTTCTGCAACTTAGCCGACGCTATTCCCAGAAATTTCACCCACCGACAGTGCGGCCACTGGTGTACGATCTACATGAGCCAACCAAACCCAAAGCAGGTCCAACAAATTCGCCGATTTTATTCTTACATGGACTTTTTGGTTCGAAGAAGAATAACAGGGCAATTAGCAA AGCACTCGCTCGCGATTTGGGAAGATATGTATATGTATTG GATTTGAGGAACCATGGGGAGTCTCCCCATAATCAACGACATGATTATCTGTCGATGGCAGAGGACGTTGCTGGTTTCATCACGGACAACATGCTAACCAATGCTACCATAATTGGCCACTCGAT GGGTGCAAAGACCGCAATGACACTTGCTCTTCGCTCACCAGAGATGGTATCAAGCATCGTGGCAGTGGACAACGCACCCGTTGATGTTGCACTGAATGGTGATTTCTCCAAGTACGTTCGAGGAATGCAAAAGATTCAAGATGCCAAGGTCTCTCGACAAGCCGAGGCCGACGCAATTTTACAGAGTTTTGAAGAA TCTCTTCCAATTCGACAGTTCCTACTCGGCAATTTATACAAAGATCCTAGAGATAATACGCAGAAATTTCGGGTACCTTTGGATATCCTACGGAAATCACTTGCCAATCTTGGAGACTTTCCCTATAAGAGCCCTAAAGAGCGCAGATTCGAAAAACCGGCCCTGTTTGTTCGAGGAACGAGGAGCCACTACGTCGCAGATGAGGTTTTACCCGCTATTGGAGAATTTTTTCCTCGTTTTCGCGTCGTAGATGTTGACGCGGGCCATTGGCTTATCTCTGAGCAACCAGAAGCATTTCGAGAAG CTGTCGTCGCATTTCTGCAGGAGGACCTAGGCTAG
- a CDS encoding transporter SEC23 (similar to Coccidioides immitis RS XP_001245371.1) gives MDYETLKEQWSEVEERDGLRLSWNVFPSSRMEASRLVVPIGALYTPLKEKPDTPLLQFEPVTCKQPCRSVLNPFCQVDVRARVWICPFCLSRNQLPPHYKDITANAIPPELHPANTTIEYRLSRPAPSPPIFLYVVDLCQEEDGLSSLKESLVMSLSLLPENALVGLITFGTMAQVHEIGYEGCAKSYVFRGSKDYSAKQVQEMLGLSSSGIRPGGQPQPGRPVPMGPASRFLLPVQQAEFPLTKALESLQKDPWPTANDRRSLRCTGVALSVAVGLMESSFQNAGGRIMLFAGGPATEGPGMVVGPELREPIRSHHDIDRDNVKYYKKALKFYDNLAKRTAHNGHIIDIFAACLDQVGLLEMKGLCNSTGGHMILTDSFTMSMFKQSFVRIFEKDGDENLLMGFNAVMEVLTTKELKVTGLIGHAVSLNKKSVSVGETECGIGNTCSWKMCGIDPQASYGIYFEVASQGPASHQQTPQKGMMQFLTYYQHSSGQFHLRVTTVARNLSGPAGDPAIAQSFDQEAAAVLMSRIAVFKSEVDDGPDVLRWVDRMLIRLCSRFADYRKDDPSSFRLEKNFTLYPQFMFHLRRSQFLQVFNNSPDETAFDRHVLNHEDVGNSLIMIQPTLDSYTFDQEGGQPVLLDSASIQPTHILLLDTFFHILIFHGETIAEWRKAGYQDQEGYENFAALLEQPKEDARDLITDRFPLPRFIVCDAGGSQARFLLSKLNPSTTHTTGPYGGGGTASAQTIFTDDVSLQTFMDHLMK, from the exons ATGGACTACGAGACGCTCAAAGAGCAATGGAGCGAGGTGGAAGAGCGCGACGGCTTGCGATTGAGCTGGAACGTCTTCCCCAGCTCACGCATG GAAGCATCGAGGCTTGTAGTTCCAATTGGGGCTCTCTATACACCATTGAAAGAAAAGCCAGATACGCCGCTCCTCCAATTCGAGCCAGTAACTTGCAAGCAGCCTTGCCGCTCTGTCCTCAACCCTTTTTG CCAGGTTGACGTCCGAGCCAGAGTTTGGATATGCCCCTTTTGTCTCTCTAGAAACCAGTTGCCTCCGCACTACAAAGATATCACCGCCAATGCCATTCCGCCGGAATTACATCCTGCCAATACCACAATTGAATATCGTCTATCACGACCGGCCCCCTCTCCCCCGATCTTTCTATACGTTGTCGATCTCTGtcaggaagaggatggcCTCTCGTCGCTGAAGGAGTCACTCGTcatgagcttgagcttgctgccTGAAAATGCCCTAGTCGGCCTCATAACTTTCGGCACTATG GCTCAAGTGCACGAAATTGGATATGAGGGCTGCGCTAAGTCGTACGTGTTTCGAGGTAGCAAAGATTACAGCGCAAAGCAAGTCCAGGAAATGCTGGGGCTGTCCTCTTCTGGTATTCGTCCTGGGGGCCAGCCTCAGCCTGGACGCCCCGTGCCAATGGGTCCTGCTTCGAGATTCCTCCTTCCAGTCCAGCAAGCTGAGTTTCCGCTCACAAAAGCTCTGGAGTCGCTTCAGAAGGATCCTTGGCCCACGGCGAACGATAGGCGAAGCCTTAGATGTACTGGAGTGGCATTGAGTGTTGCCGTTGGCCTCATGGAATCATCGTTCCAGAACGCGGGTGGCCGCATAATGTTGTTTGCCGGTGGTCCTGCAACCGAAGGGCCTGGCATGGTGGTAGGACCTGAACTCCGCGAGCCGATCAGGTCACATCATGATATTGATCGCGACAATGTGAAATATTATAAGAAAGCCTTGAAG TTTTATGATAACTTGGCTAAACGCACAGCACATAATGGGCACATCATTGACATTTTTGCTGCATGTTTGGACCAGGTTGGACTTCTGGAGATGAAGGGCCTGTGCAATTCTACAGGCGGTCATATGATTCTTACGGATAGCTTCACAATGTCGATGTTCAAGCAGTCGTTCGTTAGAATCTTTGAAAAGGACGGCGATGAAAACCTTTTGATGGGCTTTAATGCTGTAATGGAGGTGCTAACTACGAAGGAGTTGAAGGTTACTGGCTTGATTGGGCATGCCGTGTCGCTAAACAAAAAGTCCGTCTCGGTGGGTGAAACAGAATGTGGCATCGGCAACACATGTTCATGGAAAATGTGCGGCATCGACCCGCAAGCAAGTTACGGCATATACTTTGAAGTCGCCAGCCAGGGCCCTGCATCCCACCAGCAGACACCACAAAAAGGCATGATGCAGTTCTTGACATACTACCAGCATTCCTCTGGGCAATTTCATCTTCGTGTCACCACTGTTGCGCGAAATTTGAGCGGCCCAGCGGGTGATCCAGCGATCGCCCAATCATTTGATCAAGAAGCCGCAGCTGTGCTGATGTCTCGAATTGCGGTATTCAAGtctgaagttgatgatggaccGGACGTGCTTCGATGGGTTGACCGGATGCTCATCCGCCTGTGCTCGAGGTTCGCGGATTACAGAAAAGATGATCCGTCTTCGTTTAGACTGGAGAAGAACTTCACTCTGTACCCACAGTTCATGTTTCATCTTCGAAGAAGCCAATTCTTGCAAGTATTTAACAACTCACCCGATGAAACCGCGTTTGACAGACATGTCCTGAATCACGAAGATGTGGGCAACTCCCTCATCATGATTCAGCCAACCCTGGACTCGTACACTTTCGACCAGGAAGGTGGACAGCCTGTTTTACTCGATTCGGCCTCAATTCAACCGACTCATATTCTGCTTTTGGACACATTTTTCCATATTCTCATCTTCCATGGAGAGACAATTGCAGAGTGGCGGAAGGCGGGCTATCAAGACCAAGAGGGTTATGAGAACTTTGCCGCATTGTTAGAACAGCCAAAGGAAGATGCCAGA GACCTGATTACTGATCGATTCCCCTTACCGCGGTTCATTGTCTGCGACGCCGGTGGTTCACAGGCACGATTTCTGCTGTCGAAGTTGAATCCTTCCACGACTCACACCACTGGGCCATATGGTGGTGGAGGAACAGCCTCGGCCCAGACCATATTCACCGACGACGTATCATTGCAGACTTTTATGGATCACCTGATGAAGTAA